The following are encoded together in the Humulus lupulus chromosome 5, drHumLupu1.1, whole genome shotgun sequence genome:
- the LOC133777725 gene encoding structural maintenance of chromosomes flexible hinge domain-containing protein GMI1-like isoform X1, translating into MERMTDLAPHSPFTTALRNFDNNLCENEKGIEIRVYRDGKSLNSSQLERDYQNWILQMHMKYDEEVDHGEDEPILALMPSPAKGKTIGMSCDSMNEKGKAFGFLNLIGKKIERVHQVFKRNGITWKAGQKIKLLKAACAGVYKNNVYATIEYFVLGGFQGDPGGEAQIICRPLGTSDKDGCVLSEVDGMMRFNIKSSMSIPINVIDSKKCLLVESTEWKNQMDKRLQKYPSTIDLLSPKEGEELEVGVEVRVFIFIY; encoded by the exons ATGGAGAGAATG ACTGATCTAGCACCCCACAGTCCGTTTACCACTGCTTTAAGGAATTTCGACAATAATCTTTGTGAGAATGAAAAAG GGATAGAAATCAGAGTTTATAGAGATGGGAAGTCACTGAATTCTTCGCAACTAGAAAGGGATTATCAAAATTGGATTCTTCAGATGCACATGAAGTATGATGAAGAAGTTGATCACGGTGAAGATGAACCTATACTTGCTCTTATGCCGAGCCCTGCAAAAGGAAAGACGATTGGCATGTCATGTGATAGTATGAATGAAAAAGGGAAAGCTTTTGGTTTTCTGAACTTGAtaggaaaaaaaattgaaag GGTTCACCAAGTTTTTAAAAGGAATGGAATAACATGGAAAGCTGGTCAAAAGATAAAACTTTTGAAGGCAGCATGTGCTGGTGTTTATAAAAATAATGTCTATGCAACTATAGAATATTTTGTACTTGGAGGTTTCCAAGGAGATCCAGGTG GAGAAGCTCAGATTATTTGCAG GCCACTTGGTACATCAGATAAGGATGGGTGCGTTCTTTCTGAAGTTGATGGGATGATGAGATTTAATATTAAAAGCTCCATGTCTATACCTATAAATGTGATTGATTCCAAAAAG TGCTTACTGGTTGAAAGTACTGAATGGAAAAACCAGATGGATAAGCGGCTTCAGAAATATCCATCTACAATTGACTTGCTAAGCCCAAAAGAAGGTGAAGAATTAGAGGTTGGGGTAGAGGTTAGagtttttatattcatttattga
- the LOC133777725 gene encoding structural maintenance of chromosomes flexible hinge domain-containing protein GMI1-like isoform X2, giving the protein MERMTDLAPHSPFTTALRNFDNNLCENEKGIEIRVYRDGKSLNSSQLERDYQNWILQMHMKYDEEVDHGEDEPILALMPSPAKGKTIGMSCDSMNEKGKAFGFLNLIGKKIERVHQVFKRNGITWKAGQKIKLLKAACAGVYKNNVYATIEYFVLGGFQGDPGGEAQIICSAYWLKVLNGKTRWISGFRNIHLQLTC; this is encoded by the exons ATGGAGAGAATG ACTGATCTAGCACCCCACAGTCCGTTTACCACTGCTTTAAGGAATTTCGACAATAATCTTTGTGAGAATGAAAAAG GGATAGAAATCAGAGTTTATAGAGATGGGAAGTCACTGAATTCTTCGCAACTAGAAAGGGATTATCAAAATTGGATTCTTCAGATGCACATGAAGTATGATGAAGAAGTTGATCACGGTGAAGATGAACCTATACTTGCTCTTATGCCGAGCCCTGCAAAAGGAAAGACGATTGGCATGTCATGTGATAGTATGAATGAAAAAGGGAAAGCTTTTGGTTTTCTGAACTTGAtaggaaaaaaaattgaaag GGTTCACCAAGTTTTTAAAAGGAATGGAATAACATGGAAAGCTGGTCAAAAGATAAAACTTTTGAAGGCAGCATGTGCTGGTGTTTATAAAAATAATGTCTATGCAACTATAGAATATTTTGTACTTGGAGGTTTCCAAGGAGATCCAGGTG GAGAAGCTCAGATTATTTGCAG TGCTTACTGGTTGAAAGTACTGAATGGAAAAACCAGATGGATAAGCGGCTTCAGAAATATCCATCTACAATTGACTTGCTAA